The Streptomyces sp. NBC_01353 genome contains a region encoding:
- a CDS encoding DUF5994 family protein: MAESDAPTPPKLLPDEIHRAVKPGTALLRLQTTPAREGVLDGAWWPRSRHITAELPALIQVLTEHLGPITRVGLDTAAWEEVPTRVVVDDRVVHLDSFPVGDDTVLITRGGSDHFALMVVPPDTTPDAARDAMARAVRADNVTRAAEILVATLPEPATDREESA, encoded by the coding sequence ATGGCCGAATCAGACGCCCCCACCCCTCCGAAGCTCCTTCCGGACGAGATCCACCGAGCGGTGAAACCCGGCACGGCCCTGCTTCGGCTGCAGACGACTCCCGCCCGCGAAGGCGTCCTCGACGGCGCGTGGTGGCCCCGCTCCCGGCACATCACGGCCGAGTTGCCCGCCCTGATCCAGGTGCTCACCGAGCACCTCGGTCCCATCACGCGGGTCGGCCTCGACACCGCCGCCTGGGAGGAGGTCCCGACTCGTGTGGTCGTCGACGACCGTGTCGTGCACCTCGACTCCTTCCCCGTCGGCGACGACACCGTCCTCATCACCCGTGGCGGCAGCGACCACTTCGCCCTGATGGTGGTGCCGCCGGACACGACGCCCGACGCGGCACGTGACGCCATGGCCCGTGCGGTCCGAGCCGACAACGTCACCCGGGCCGCCGAGATCCTCGTCGCCACGCTTCCCGAACCAGCGACCGACCGCGAGGAGTCGGCATGA
- a CDS encoding DUF5994 family protein: protein MITTAPLLSARLSLTPKTTLAGLLDGAWWPYSRDLEAELPPLVDALEDRFGRITRVMVNPTRWPVVPHKVPVTGHTVHVGWFTEQDPDKMILLSYTVGRCDLLVIPPDTEPAAAARLMTAAAVPGSALTAGVLMSDEAASGRRTQDARGSEDAWETEGGSALPPLRHPVVGARMIPLPGNPRR, encoded by the coding sequence ATGATCACCACCGCCCCCCTGCTTTCGGCGCGCCTGTCGCTGACTCCGAAGACCACCCTCGCCGGCCTGTTGGACGGTGCCTGGTGGCCGTACTCACGCGACCTCGAAGCCGAGCTTCCTCCCCTGGTCGACGCGCTGGAGGACCGCTTCGGACGCATCACACGCGTCATGGTGAACCCCACTCGTTGGCCCGTCGTCCCGCACAAGGTTCCCGTCACCGGGCACACCGTGCACGTGGGCTGGTTCACCGAACAGGATCCCGACAAGATGATCCTGCTCTCCTACACCGTCGGCCGCTGCGACCTGCTGGTGATCCCGCCCGACACCGAACCCGCCGCAGCCGCCAGGCTGATGACCGCCGCCGCCGTCCCCGGCAGCGCCCTCACCGCCGGTGTCCTGATGTCCGACGAGGCCGCGAGCGGCCGCCGTACGCAGGACGCCCGAGGCAGCGAGGACGCCTGGGAGACCGAAGGCGGGTCCGCTCTGCCGCCGCTCCGGCACCCGGTCGTCGGAGCGCGGATGATCCCACTGCCCGGGAACCCGCGGAGGTGA
- a CDS encoding LAETG motif-containing sortase-dependent surface protein, translating into MLAFSGLSPLAGEAVAAPKQVRCDDKYNLRGKNIKPATDFPGDASRIKAKWDAYKFPNQRHAMDGLKLPTDIAQQKAFLAKLDKPYKEYKEGTPERVYATYKNYMEGKNWNDQKYGSFDNWLNDAYIELEARRTRGDAFEAKVVEDLGLVGPDWLCQEYVEYERDANGKPLYRKYDAVNYKRGIFVEMKSGGDNDGGQTPKDRKLLTSTKYKDFKIRFAFGEAVSDDTTNRIKNMNLKIGPDASGNNRVTGYAHHATATPDYKTGKWTKPGQIMTPTPGQTPASPGTDNINRSQPTPNDARRQQERANAANRNGSGVKGPGGVDFTTLDLRYVGKPVKGKGLDYSFSAKEVTGDQPGWGGQEKAQLISDSFFTWMALTPEKFWVNLNPDEPDRVMDKQFGKTDAGRVLLQADLEMKHDYAKLLDPREGLGKQYQDAMREAGVPCGTVTRNWIVPKTAKVRVDEGGLYILDAPLKVNSEASDVETPDPNGVECKLTPEQRKTSESLINRIIIPEVERRVNNAPNYADLRRVYTARVAAEYIRQQDQATSTDFRSIINSNDVAKWPLRGANKSWTPKQTFDDYVKSFTKGDYSFPCEVNGQNKICVMGGVDFSKAPKRNVSRVEFTTEHRHLPRTTKTSTQAMTDDAESDDTLFLGGNTKHTGGGDGGTDPKPTPTPTDDPKPTDQPSTPAPSTSTPGGPKPTGGAQDPHGDLADTGSSAPTGLIAGLAALLVALGGGLVWWLKRRKATA; encoded by the coding sequence GTGCTGGCGTTCTCCGGCCTCTCCCCGCTCGCCGGCGAAGCCGTGGCGGCGCCGAAGCAGGTCCGCTGCGACGACAAGTACAACCTGCGGGGCAAGAACATCAAGCCCGCCACCGACTTCCCCGGGGACGCTTCCCGCATCAAGGCGAAGTGGGACGCGTACAAGTTCCCCAACCAGCGTCACGCGATGGACGGCCTGAAGCTGCCGACCGACATCGCCCAGCAGAAGGCGTTCCTCGCCAAGCTCGACAAGCCCTACAAGGAGTACAAGGAGGGCACGCCGGAGCGGGTCTACGCCACGTACAAGAACTACATGGAGGGGAAGAACTGGAACGACCAGAAGTACGGGTCGTTCGACAACTGGCTGAACGACGCCTATATCGAGCTGGAGGCGCGCCGCACCCGCGGTGATGCCTTCGAGGCGAAGGTCGTCGAGGATCTCGGTCTCGTCGGCCCGGACTGGCTGTGCCAGGAGTACGTGGAGTACGAGCGGGACGCCAACGGCAAGCCCCTGTACCGCAAGTACGACGCGGTGAACTACAAGCGGGGCATCTTCGTCGAGATGAAGTCCGGCGGGGACAACGACGGCGGCCAGACTCCCAAGGACCGCAAGCTCCTCACGAGCACCAAGTACAAGGACTTCAAGATCCGGTTCGCGTTCGGCGAGGCCGTCTCCGACGACACCACCAACCGCATCAAGAACATGAACCTGAAGATCGGCCCGGACGCGAGCGGCAACAACCGTGTCACCGGGTACGCGCACCACGCCACCGCGACGCCGGACTACAAGACCGGCAAGTGGACCAAGCCGGGCCAGATCATGACGCCCACCCCGGGCCAGACGCCGGCCTCGCCGGGCACGGACAACATCAACAGGTCCCAGCCCACCCCCAACGACGCCCGCCGCCAGCAGGAACGCGCGAACGCCGCGAACCGGAACGGCTCCGGCGTGAAGGGCCCGGGTGGCGTGGACTTCACCACCCTCGACCTGCGCTACGTCGGCAAGCCCGTGAAGGGCAAGGGCCTCGACTACTCCTTCTCCGCGAAGGAGGTCACCGGAGACCAGCCGGGCTGGGGCGGCCAGGAGAAGGCACAGCTCATCTCCGACTCCTTCTTCACGTGGATGGCGCTGACCCCGGAGAAGTTCTGGGTCAACCTCAACCCGGACGAGCCCGACCGGGTCATGGACAAGCAGTTCGGGAAGACCGACGCCGGGCGGGTGCTGCTCCAGGCCGACCTGGAGATGAAGCACGACTACGCCAAGCTCCTGGACCCCCGCGAGGGGCTCGGGAAGCAGTACCAGGACGCGATGCGCGAGGCCGGTGTGCCGTGCGGGACGGTGACGCGTAACTGGATCGTCCCCAAGACCGCGAAGGTCCGCGTGGACGAGGGCGGGCTCTACATCCTCGACGCACCGCTGAAGGTCAACTCCGAGGCGTCCGACGTGGAGACCCCGGACCCGAACGGCGTCGAATGCAAGCTCACTCCTGAGCAGCGCAAGACGTCGGAGAGCCTGATCAACCGGATCATCATCCCCGAGGTGGAGAGGCGCGTGAACAACGCGCCGAACTACGCGGACCTGCGCCGGGTCTACACGGCCCGGGTGGCCGCGGAGTACATCCGCCAGCAGGACCAGGCGACGTCGACGGACTTCCGGTCGATCATCAACAGCAACGACGTCGCCAAGTGGCCGCTGCGCGGCGCCAACAAGTCGTGGACGCCGAAGCAGACCTTCGACGACTACGTGAAGTCGTTCACCAAGGGCGACTACTCCTTCCCGTGCGAGGTCAACGGGCAGAACAAGATCTGCGTCATGGGCGGCGTCGACTTCTCCAAGGCCCCCAAGCGCAATGTGAGCCGCGTGGAGTTCACCACCGAGCACCGGCACCTTCCGCGGACCACGAAGACGTCCACGCAGGCCATGACCGATGACGCCGAGAGCGACGACACGCTGTTCCTCGGCGGCAACACCAAGCACACCGGCGGCGGAGACGGCGGTACGGACCCGAAGCCCACCCCGACCCCCACGGACGACCCGAAGCCGACGGACCAGCCGTCCACCCCGGCGCCGTCCACCTCCACCCCGGGCGGCCCCAAGCCGACCGGCGGTGCGCAGGACCCCCACGGCGACCTCGCCGACACCGGCTCCAGCGCCCCCACGGGGCTGATCGCCGGTCTCGCCGCCCTCCTGGTCGCCCTCGGCGGTGGCCTGGTGTGGTGGCTCAAGCGCCGCAAGGCGACCGCGTAA
- a CDS encoding PRC-barrel domain-containing protein, which yields MIQMADIREWRTQDVVDTRGHRIGELEAIYVDTSTDEPAMATIRVGLPTRHRLVFVPLEGAMVGPGYVKVVHDKALVKQCPSIDTDGVLPAGDEEAVFRHYDLPYEPGANGERQLARR from the coding sequence ATGATCCAGATGGCGGACATCCGTGAGTGGCGAACCCAGGACGTGGTGGACACACGGGGCCACAGGATCGGAGAGCTGGAGGCGATCTACGTCGACACCAGCACCGACGAGCCGGCCATGGCCACGATCCGGGTCGGCCTGCCCACCCGGCACCGTCTGGTGTTCGTCCCCCTGGAAGGGGCGATGGTGGGGCCGGGCTATGTGAAGGTCGTTCACGACAAGGCGCTGGTGAAGCAGTGCCCTTCGATCGACACCGACGGCGTCCTTCCCGCCGGGGATGAGGAAGCGGTCTTCCGGCACTACGACCTCCCCTACGAGCCCGGGGCGAACGGTGAACGGCAGCTGGCCCGCCGCTGA
- the sigJ gene encoding RNA polymerase sigma factor SigJ: MALIMSDVDRFETARPRLEAIAYRLLGSASEAEDAVQETFLRWQAADVERIEVPEAWLTKVLTNWCLNMLTSARARRETYVGRWLPEPLLAGDPMLGPADTAEQRESVSYAVLVLLERLSPNERAVYVLREAFDYPHREIAEILEITEAAGQQIYHRAKKHIADGKARTEIDEVAARRIVEEFLAAATSGRTEPLVRLLTQDAVSVGDGGGKVPARAKAFEGALAVATFLRGLFKPSAAKRAHVGGAPDIYATTANGGPAIVAVVDGRVVGITCLEVTAEGVAAVRHQVNPDKLVRATEQWAAADHGEAPLHTL; encoded by the coding sequence ATGGCCCTGATCATGAGTGACGTGGACCGCTTCGAGACCGCCAGGCCCCGGCTGGAGGCCATTGCCTACCGGCTGCTCGGCTCGGCGAGTGAGGCGGAGGATGCCGTGCAGGAGACGTTCCTGCGCTGGCAGGCAGCCGATGTCGAGCGGATCGAGGTGCCTGAGGCCTGGCTGACGAAGGTCCTCACCAACTGGTGCCTCAACATGCTCACTTCGGCACGTGCCCGGCGCGAGACGTACGTGGGAAGGTGGCTCCCCGAGCCGCTGCTCGCCGGGGACCCGATGCTCGGCCCGGCCGACACCGCCGAGCAGCGCGAGTCGGTGTCGTACGCCGTCCTCGTCCTGCTCGAGCGCCTGTCGCCCAACGAGCGGGCGGTGTACGTGTTGCGCGAGGCCTTCGACTACCCGCACCGGGAGATCGCCGAGATCCTGGAGATCACCGAGGCGGCCGGCCAGCAGATCTACCACCGGGCCAAGAAGCACATCGCGGACGGCAAGGCACGCACCGAGATCGACGAGGTCGCCGCCCGGAGAATCGTCGAGGAGTTCCTGGCCGCGGCGACCAGTGGCCGTACCGAACCCCTCGTACGCCTGCTCACCCAGGACGCCGTCTCGGTCGGCGACGGCGGCGGGAAGGTCCCGGCCCGCGCGAAGGCGTTCGAGGGCGCGCTCGCGGTCGCCACGTTCCTGCGCGGCCTGTTCAAGCCCAGCGCGGCCAAGCGGGCCCACGTCGGCGGCGCACCCGACATCTACGCCACGACCGCCAACGGAGGGCCCGCCATCGTGGCAGTCGTGGACGGCCGGGTCGTCGGGATCACCTGCCTGGAGGTCACCGCCGAGGGCGTCGCCGCGGTCCGCCACCAGGTCAACCCCGACAAGCTCGTCCGTGCGACCGAGCAGTGGGCCGCCGCGGACCACGGGGAGGCCCCGCTCCACACCCTCTGA
- a CDS encoding bifunctional GNAT family N-acetyltransferase/ATP-binding protein, producing MTGWHVRDYTQDDLEAVLRVDAESSTAEESPLFPLSDAVAALQTLHPAVVATADEEVVGAAVSRVEGDRAWILRISMAPAWRHQGLGSDLITALEHRLFAGGVRTVHAVLPDGETGATALHNCGFGARQGLVFFEKRGRVTPQAVSMLASLGAELPPGGLWQKVAGMQREKQLIERRLVLPLAHPEMAEQHGVELPRAVMLFGPPGTGKSTFAHAIASRLGWPFLELFPARLAAEYGLASGLNRRFDEIARLDHVLVFIDEVEEIAGTRSGADATAVGVVNELLKAIVRFRSQDGRLLVCATNDVTTLDPAFLRHGRFDYVLPIGPPDDRARTALWESYLTRAGAEADSAALASASEGFTPADIAHVARTVSQVQFERTFDTGARVRPTSEDYLRTIGETRPTVSAAMAQELVHQTEKFARI from the coding sequence ATGACGGGTTGGCATGTGAGGGACTACACCCAGGACGATCTCGAAGCGGTGCTCCGAGTCGACGCGGAGAGCAGCACGGCCGAGGAGTCACCTCTCTTTCCGCTCTCGGACGCCGTGGCGGCCCTCCAGACTCTCCACCCGGCGGTGGTGGCCACCGCGGACGAGGAGGTGGTCGGCGCCGCGGTGAGCAGGGTGGAGGGTGACCGGGCGTGGATCCTGCGCATCAGCATGGCGCCCGCCTGGCGGCACCAGGGGCTGGGCAGCGACCTGATCACGGCCCTGGAGCACCGGCTGTTCGCCGGTGGCGTCCGAACGGTGCACGCGGTCCTGCCCGACGGCGAGACCGGTGCCACCGCCCTGCACAACTGCGGCTTCGGCGCCCGTCAGGGCCTGGTCTTCTTCGAGAAGCGCGGGCGAGTGACCCCTCAGGCGGTCAGCATGCTCGCGTCGCTGGGAGCGGAGCTGCCGCCCGGGGGACTGTGGCAGAAGGTCGCGGGCATGCAGAGGGAGAAGCAGCTCATCGAGCGGCGCCTGGTCCTGCCACTGGCCCATCCCGAAATGGCCGAGCAGCACGGAGTGGAGCTGCCGCGGGCGGTGATGCTGTTCGGTCCGCCCGGGACGGGGAAGAGCACCTTCGCGCACGCGATCGCCAGCCGCCTGGGATGGCCGTTCCTCGAACTGTTCCCCGCCCGGCTGGCCGCCGAGTACGGACTGGCCAGCGGGCTGAACCGGCGCTTCGACGAGATTGCCCGGCTCGACCACGTCCTGGTCTTCATCGACGAGGTCGAGGAGATCGCGGGGACCCGGAGCGGTGCGGACGCGACCGCGGTCGGTGTCGTCAACGAACTGCTCAAGGCGATCGTCCGGTTCCGCAGCCAGGACGGGCGACTGCTCGTCTGCGCCACGAACGACGTGACCACGCTCGACCCCGCGTTCCTGCGGCACGGCCGTTTCGACTACGTGCTGCCGATCGGCCCGCCCGACGACCGCGCGAGGACCGCGCTGTGGGAGAGCTACCTGACCCGAGCGGGCGCGGAGGCCGACAGCGCGGCGCTGGCGTCCGCCAGCGAGGGGTTCACCCCTGCCGACATCGCCCATGTGGCGCGCACCGTTTCCCAGGTCCAGTTCGAGCGCACCTTCGACACCGGAGCCCGGGTCCGCCCCACCAGCGAGGACTACCTGCGCACGATCGGCGAAACCAGGCCCACGGTCAGCGCCGCCATGGCTCAGGAACTCGTCCACCAGACCGAGAAGTTCGCCCGCATCTAG
- a CDS encoding FAD-dependent oxidoreductase — protein MQHRIVVLGAGYTGAVAAGRLAKRLHHEDVTITLVNPEPDFVERVRLHQLAAGQDLTPRPFGEMFAGTGVDLKLAKVTAVDVDRKTVTVTAANALGREELEYDTLVYALGSGWNDGGIPGTAEHAHEISSRPGALRLRDRLATLDAGRPVVVVGGGLTGLEAATEIAEARPDLDVALAAHGALGDWLAEKGRAHLRKVVDRLGITVHEHTAVNAVQADGVTTADGRTIPAEVTVWTTGFAVHPIARATALEVTDRGQIVVDTTMRSVSHPDVYAVGDAAMAIGPGGKPLRMSCASGVPMAWQAADAIAARLADTEVPRVSIAYSQQCISLGRKEGLIQFVTAEDEAVDRALTGRVAAFYKELICKGAAWGVANPTLGMPSRRRRVVWQETRRGARAEAAA, from the coding sequence ATGCAGCACCGCATCGTCGTCCTCGGAGCCGGCTACACCGGTGCCGTCGCCGCCGGCCGCCTCGCCAAGCGGCTGCACCACGAGGACGTCACCATCACCCTCGTCAACCCCGAGCCCGACTTCGTCGAGCGCGTCCGGCTGCACCAGCTCGCGGCCGGCCAGGACCTCACGCCCCGGCCGTTCGGCGAGATGTTCGCGGGCACGGGCGTGGACTTGAAGCTCGCGAAGGTCACCGCCGTGGACGTGGACCGCAAGACGGTGACGGTCACTGCCGCGAACGCCCTCGGGCGGGAGGAACTGGAGTACGACACCCTGGTCTACGCCCTCGGCAGCGGCTGGAATGACGGAGGCATCCCCGGCACCGCCGAGCACGCCCACGAGATCTCCAGCCGCCCCGGCGCCCTCCGCCTCCGCGACCGCCTGGCCACCCTGGACGCCGGCCGGCCCGTGGTCGTGGTCGGCGGCGGCCTGACCGGCCTGGAGGCCGCGACCGAGATCGCCGAGGCCCGCCCGGACCTCGACGTCGCCCTGGCCGCCCACGGCGCCCTCGGCGACTGGCTCGCGGAGAAGGGCCGCGCCCACCTGCGGAAGGTGGTGGACAGGCTCGGCATCACGGTCCACGAACACACCGCGGTCAACGCCGTGCAGGCGGACGGCGTGACGACCGCCGACGGCCGGACCATCCCCGCCGAGGTCACGGTCTGGACCACCGGCTTCGCCGTCCACCCGATCGCCCGGGCCACCGCCCTGGAGGTCACCGACCGCGGCCAGATCGTGGTCGACACCACGATGCGCTCGGTCTCCCACCCGGACGTGTACGCCGTGGGCGACGCGGCGATGGCGATCGGCCCGGGCGGCAAGCCCCTCCGCATGTCCTGCGCCTCGGGTGTCCCCATGGCATGGCAGGCCGCCGACGCCATCGCCGCCCGTCTCGCCGACACCGAGGTCCCCCGCGTCTCCATCGCCTACTCCCAGCAGTGCATCTCCCTCGGCCGCAAGGAGGGCCTGATCCAGTTCGTCACCGCCGAAGACGAAGCGGTCGACAGGGCCCTGACGGGCCGCGTGGCCGCCTTCTACAAGGAACTGATCTGCAAGGGCGCGGCCTGGGGCGTCGCCAACCCGACATTGGGCATGCCGTCCCGGCGCAGGCGTGTCGTATGGCAGGAGACCCGGAGGGGCGCACGGGCGGAGGCAGCGGCCTGA
- a CDS encoding SCO5918 family protein has protein sequence MRCVIARFPFELTKSGVLDSMKGVKPEEVVGESVIIGRRTYPVKQVGQVITRQDRRDFSADEVLRAMTKLGFTCRGLPRTAAPTRALDPFQHASALLGIPVAV, from the coding sequence ATGCGCTGTGTCATCGCCCGCTTCCCGTTCGAACTCACCAAGAGCGGCGTCCTGGACTCCATGAAGGGCGTCAAGCCCGAGGAGGTCGTCGGCGAGTCCGTGATCATCGGCCGCCGCACCTACCCCGTCAAGCAGGTCGGCCAGGTCATCACCCGCCAGGACCGCCGCGATTTCAGCGCCGACGAAGTCCTCCGGGCCATGACCAAGCTCGGCTTCACCTGCCGCGGCCTCCCCCGGACCGCCGCGCCCACCCGCGCCCTCGACCCGTTCCAGCACGCCTCCGCGCTGCTCGGCATCCCGGTGGCCGTCTGA
- a CDS encoding DUF6333 family protein, which produces MTHTFWTRPADTRVSASGECTLTVFTPPFPESIGAFAPHDPVRARAFAEGFPTVEQVVEDLGVMAADQVPEPETREGLDVISVGCWGGVICISDPALADDGTDCTVREEARALHARYPGSLVVGSAHVDLGEDHVEDVVLLPDGTMLHASGYAGFEEPWESEGDPRSVLQALGVDVDALDEETQEDLGLDAEPHITNWEMLVSLAFQGRDPRRQPRLEVSVFRVRHTREYTATMEELWLARQ; this is translated from the coding sequence ATGACCCATACCTTCTGGACCCGTCCGGCGGACACTCGGGTGTCGGCGTCGGGCGAGTGCACGCTCACCGTCTTCACTCCTCCGTTCCCGGAGTCGATCGGCGCGTTCGCCCCGCACGATCCGGTGCGGGCCCGCGCGTTCGCCGAGGGCTTCCCCACCGTCGAGCAGGTCGTGGAAGACCTCGGCGTCATGGCCGCGGATCAGGTGCCGGAGCCCGAGACCCGTGAGGGTCTGGACGTGATCTCGGTGGGCTGCTGGGGCGGGGTGATCTGCATATCGGATCCGGCGCTCGCGGACGACGGGACGGATTGCACGGTGCGCGAGGAGGCGCGGGCCCTGCATGCGCGGTATCCGGGGTCGCTGGTCGTCGGGTCGGCCCATGTGGACCTCGGGGAGGACCATGTCGAGGACGTCGTCCTGCTGCCGGACGGGACGATGCTGCACGCCTCGGGCTATGCGGGCTTCGAGGAGCCGTGGGAGAGCGAGGGCGATCCCCGTTCGGTGCTCCAGGCGCTCGGAGTGGATGTCGACGCGCTGGACGAGGAGACACAGGAAGACCTCGGCCTGGACGCGGAACCCCACATCACGAACTGGGAGATGCTCGTCTCGCTGGCCTTCCAGGGGCGGGATCCGCGGCGTCAGCCGCGTCTGGAGGTGTCCGTGTTCAGGGTGCGGCACACCCGTGAATACACGGCGACCATGGAGGAATTGTGGCTCGCTCGTCAGTAA
- a CDS encoding MerR family transcriptional regulator: MTADDSYGRLDDDDYPAYTMGRAAEMLGTTQGFLRAIGEARLITPLRSEGGHRRYSRYQLRIAARARELVDQGTPIEAACRIIILEDQLEEAQRINAEYRRAAEAADPPTAD; the protein is encoded by the coding sequence ATGACAGCAGACGACTCGTACGGCCGTCTCGACGACGACGACTACCCTGCCTACACGATGGGCCGGGCCGCCGAAATGCTCGGCACCACACAGGGCTTCCTCCGCGCCATCGGCGAAGCCCGTCTCATCACCCCGCTGCGCTCCGAGGGCGGCCACCGCCGCTACTCCCGCTACCAACTGCGCATCGCCGCCCGCGCCCGGGAACTCGTCGACCAGGGCACCCCCATCGAGGCCGCGTGCCGCATCATCATCCTCGAGGACCAGCTCGAAGAGGCGCAGCGCATCAACGCCGAATACCGCCGCGCCGCCGAAGCGGCCGACCCACCGACCGCGGACTGA
- a CDS encoding GAF domain-containing SpoIIE family protein phosphatase produces MTVGGLGDPDCSESFGEELLGVLLDRAHELPPHMVGPLVAETVARMGGREPQILLQDYGQQQLVPLSADGVDAGDPQPIDRSEAGRCFLESRPVEVLTPDGIRVHLPLLDGGDQVGVLGVTLDGIDDDARRLLRRIAGLAADLLQTKNGYTDLFFRTRRGEPMSVAAEIQWSLLPPLSMVMPRVAVAGVLEPAYAVAGDSFDYALNGDVLHLAMVDAMGHGLDAATMATVAIGAYRHARRISIELSEIYLFMDRAIAEQFDPDHFVTAQMMRLDTDTGRLQWVNAGHPAPMLIRAHRVVRRLDSPTTLPVGFGGAQPQVSAVALEPGDRVLCFTDGLIEEHESGQEQFGEEQLIDWVNQLEQADHGIRTVARDLSHTLKRARGETTSDDATLVLFEWRG; encoded by the coding sequence ATGACCGTCGGAGGGCTCGGGGACCCGGACTGCTCGGAGAGCTTCGGGGAGGAACTGCTCGGGGTGCTCCTGGACCGGGCGCACGAGCTGCCGCCGCACATGGTCGGCCCGCTCGTCGCCGAGACGGTGGCCCGAATGGGGGGCCGCGAACCACAGATCCTGCTCCAGGACTACGGACAGCAACAGCTGGTCCCTCTGTCCGCTGACGGCGTGGACGCCGGTGATCCGCAGCCCATCGACCGGTCCGAAGCCGGCCGGTGCTTCCTGGAGTCACGCCCCGTCGAAGTCCTGACGCCCGACGGCATACGGGTCCACCTGCCCCTGCTGGACGGCGGCGACCAGGTGGGGGTCCTCGGGGTCACCCTGGACGGGATCGACGACGACGCCCGCCGCCTCCTCCGCAGGATCGCGGGCCTGGCGGCCGACCTGCTGCAGACCAAGAACGGCTACACCGACCTCTTCTTCCGGACCCGCCGCGGTGAACCGATGAGCGTGGCCGCGGAGATCCAGTGGTCCCTGTTGCCCCCGCTGTCGATGGTGATGCCGCGCGTCGCGGTCGCCGGAGTCCTGGAGCCCGCCTACGCCGTGGCGGGGGACAGCTTCGACTACGCCCTGAACGGCGACGTCCTGCACCTCGCCATGGTCGACGCCATGGGGCACGGCCTGGACGCGGCCACGATGGCCACGGTGGCCATCGGCGCATACCGCCACGCCCGCCGGATCAGCATCGAACTGTCCGAGATCTACCTCTTCATGGACCGGGCCATCGCCGAGCAGTTCGACCCGGACCACTTCGTGACCGCCCAGATGATGCGCCTGGACACGGACACGGGGCGCCTCCAGTGGGTCAACGCGGGGCATCCCGCGCCGATGCTGATCCGCGCGCACCGCGTCGTACGCCGTCTGGACAGCCCCACGACCCTCCCCGTCGGCTTCGGAGGGGCCCAGCCGCAGGTCAGCGCGGTGGCGCTGGAGCCGGGCGACCGCGTCCTCTGCTTCACCGACGGCCTGATCGAAGAACACGAAAGCGGGCAGGAACAGTTCGGCGAGGAGCAGCTGATCGACTGGGTGAACCAACTGGAGCAGGCTGACCACGGGATCCGCACGGTGGCCCGGGACCTGTCCCACACCCTCAAGCGGGCGCGCGGCGAAACCACCTCGGACGACGCGACGCTCGTCCTGTTCGAGTGGCGCGGATGA